The following proteins are co-located in the Gossypium hirsutum isolate 1008001.06 chromosome A02, Gossypium_hirsutum_v2.1, whole genome shotgun sequence genome:
- the LOC121212452 gene encoding formin-binding protein 4: MGCSQSRIENEEAVARCKERKQFMKEAVAARNAFAAAHSAYAMSLKNTGAALSDYAHGEVQNPNLPSPPGPSFVGPPPLPPQPPPVLPPPPPPVSLSGEPVVPIQRSASMPIQMPLKGKQRETSTTTIMEDDEEDDDLDAGGSLVKRKSRNYRGSVVAVGVGERWRRRRRKRTKRRK, encoded by the coding sequence ATGGGTTGTTCGCAGTCGAGGATCGAGAACGAAGAAGCCGTTGCCCGATGCAAAGAGCGGAAACAATTCATGAAAGAAGCGGTTGCCGCCCGCAACGCCTTTGCCGCCGCCCACTCTGCTTATGCCATGTCGTTAAAGAACACTGGCGCCGCCTTAAGCGATTACGCCCACGGTGAGGTCCAGAACCCAAATCTCCCTTCTCCCCCTGGCCCCTCCTTCGTCGGTCCTCCCCCTCTGCCGCCGCAACCTCCTCCTGTCTTACCTCCGCCTCCTCCTCCCGTCAGTCTTTCCGGCGAGCCGGTCGTTCCGATCCAACGCTCCGCTAGTATGCCCATACAGATGCCCTTGAAAGGAAAGCAAAGGGAGACGTCGACCACCACCATCATGGAAGATGACGAGGAGGACGATGACCTGGACGCCGGTGGTTCGTTGGTTAAGCGAAAATCCCGGAATTATAGGGGAAGTGTAGTGGCGGTAGGAGTAGGAGAGaggtggaggaggaggaggaggaagaggaCGAAGAGGAGGAAATAG
- the LOC121203561 gene encoding protein ROLLING AND ERECT LEAF 2: MQSQPPQDSPYYYFFPTEGSVPGPSLGVVEEMRVDNGEVERKVFEEMPARIEEEEVVEEEKLREEEVVVDKGLKTPVEVEKPVPPMSGVGKGSKKGGKMGVGSTVEKRLGKGSFNLLQVFTELDDHFLKASKSAHEVSKLLEATRLHYHSNFADNRGHLDHSQRVMRVITWNRSFKGPKLDNADNANDDFDSEDNETHATVLDKMLAWEKKLYDEVKAGELMKFEYQRKVATLNKLKKRGTNSEALEKAKAAVSHLHTRYIVDMQSMDSTVSEINRLRDEQLYPKLVDLVEKMVIMWETMREEHDSQCRIADILRDHLDLSQSPKETSEHHHERTFQLLAIVQDWHMQFCKLIDHQKEYIKALNNWLRLNLIPLESSLKEKGSSPPRVESPPIQRLILAWQDKLDKLPDEIARTAINNFAHVIDAIMQHQRDEMKLKEKCEESRKELAKKQRQFEDWYNKYMQRRTPEELDPTRTDDNPNNDAVTERQLMVEAVKRRLGEEEEAYRILCIQVREKSLVSLKTRLPELFRAMSTIAVACSKMYGELRAISHSRNPNHSS; encoded by the exons ATGCAATCACAGCCGCCCCAGGATTCGCCTTACTATTACTTCTTTCCCACGGAAGGTAGTGTACCTGGACCAAGTTTAGGGGTGGTGGAAGAAATGAGGGTGGATAACGGGGAGGTTGAAAGGAAGGTATTTGAGGAAATGCCGGCAAGAATTGAGGAGGAAGAGGTGGTGGAGGAGGAGAAGCTGAGGGAGGAGGAGGTGGTTGTGGACAAGGGACTGAAGACGCCAGTGGAGGTGGAGAAGCCGGTGCCACCGATGTCTGGGGTAGGGAAAGGGAGCAAGAAGGGTGGGAAAATGGGGGTTGGTAGTACAGTAGAGAAGAGGTTGGGTAAGGGGAGTTTTAATTTGTTGCAGGTGTTTACTGAGCTTGATGATCATTTCTTGAAGGCCTCAAAGAGTGCGCATGAGGTTTCCAAGTTATTGGAAGCTACTAGGTTGCATTATCACTCTAATTTTGCTGATAATCGAG GACACCTTGATCACTCGCAGAGAGTAATGCGTGTTATTACTTGGAACCGTTCCTTTAAAGGACCTAAATTAGACAATGCTGATAACGCAAACGATGACTTTGATTCAGAGGATAATGAGACTCATGCCACTGTGTTGGATAAAATGCTTGCATGGGAAAAAAAGCTTTATGATGAAGTGaag GCTGGTGAGCTCATGAAGTTTGAGTACCAAAGGAAGGTTGCCACTCTAAATAAACTAAAGAAACGAGGTACCAATTCTGAGGCACTCGAAAAGGCAAAAGCAGCAGTAAGTCATCTACACACCAGATATATTGTCGACATGCAATCCATGGATTCTACAGTTTCAGAGATAAATCGATTACGAGATGAGCAGCTCTATCCAAAACTCGTTGACCTCGTCGAGAA GATGGTGATAATGTGGGAAACCATGAGAGAAGAACATGACAGCCAATGTAGGATAGCGGATATACTGAGGGATCATCTGGACCTCTCTCAATCGCCAAAGGAAACAAGCGAGCATCACCATGAGCGTACGTTCCAGCTGTTAGCGATTGTACAGGATTGGCACATGCAGTTTTGTAAGCTTATAGACCACCAGAAAGAGTATATAAAAGCCCTGAATAATTGGTTAAGGCTAAATCTCATTCCCCTCGAAAGCAGCCTGAAGGAGAAAGGTTCTTCACCTCCAAGGGTTGAAAGTCCACCTATTCAGAGGCTTATCCTTGCTTGGCAGGACAAACTTGACAAACTTCCAGATGAGATTGCGAGAACTGCTATTAATAACTTTGCTCACGTGATTGACGCTATCATGCAGCATCAACGAGATGAAATGAAGCTGAAGGAAAAATGCGAGGAATCTCGGAAAGAGCTCGCAAAGAAGCAACGGCAGTTTGAGGATTGGTACAATAAATATATGCAGCGAAGAACACCAGAGGAGTTGGATCCAACAAGGACAGACGACAACCCTAACAATGATGCTGTTACTGAAAGGCAACTTATGGTGGAAGCAGTGAAAAGGAGGTTGGGAGAAGAGGAAGAGGCGTACAGGATTTTATGTATTCAGGTGAGGGAGAAGTCTTTAGTGAGCCTTAAAACTCGGTTGCCAGAGCTCTTCAGAGCAATGTCAACTATTGCCGTTGCTTGTTCAAAAATGTATGGGGAGTTAAGGGCCATATCACATTCAAGGAATCCAAATCATAGCTCATAA
- the LOC107951906 gene encoding ras-related protein RHN1 isoform X3 — translation MARPGTRIIQAKLVLVGDMGTGKTSLVLRFVKGQFFHHQEATVGAAFFTQILSVSEATVKFDIWDTAGQERYHSLAPMYYRGAAAAIVVYDISTMDTFARAKKWVQELQKQGNPKLVMALVGNKSDLDSKREVQVEEGEEFAQENGMLFMETSAKTAENVNELFYEIAKKLATASPPNPSGVTLNHDETQERRGKLFCCIG, via the exons ATGGCAAGACCTGGTACCAGGATCATACAAGCCAAGCTG GTGCTTGTAGGAGACATGGGAACAGGCAAAACCAGCTTGGTACTAAGATTTGTGAAAGGGCAGTTTTTCCATCACCAG GAAGCAACGGTAGGAGCAGCCTTTTTCACTCAGATATTATCAGTAAGTGAAGCCACTGTAAAGTTTGACATTTGGGATACAGCGGGACAAGAAAGATACCATAGTTTAGCTCCCATGTATTATCGAGGTGCTGCTGCTGCCATTGTTGTTTATGATATCTCAACCATG GACACCTTTGCACGAGCAAAGAAATGGGTTCAAGAACTGCAAAAACAAG GAAATCCAAAGTTAGTGATGGCTCTGGTGGGAAACAAGTCAGATTTGGACTCAAAAAGAGAGGTTCAAGTTGAG GAAGGAGAAGAATTTGCTCAAGAAAATGGTATGCTTTTCATGGAAACATCAGCAAAAACTGCAGAGAATGTGAATGAGCTCTTCTATGAAATAG CTAAGAAGTTGGCAACAGCTTCCCCTCCCAACCCATCAGGGGTAACTCTAAACCATGACGAAACACAGGAAAGAAGAGGAAAGCTATTTTGTTGCATAGGTTGA
- the LOC107951906 gene encoding ras-related protein RHN1 isoform X1, producing the protein MARPGTRIIQAKLVLVGDMGTGKTSLVLRFVKGQFFHHQEATVGAAFFTQILSVSEATVKFDIWDTAGQERYHSLAPMYYRGAAAAIVVYDISTMDTFARAKKWVQELQKQGEEDAVMTLSVHTKLCFLDTVPDLLVSCLVYLCISCLILGGNPKLVMALVGNKSDLDSKREVQVEEGEEFAQENGMLFMETSAKTAENVNELFYEIAKKLATASPPNPSGVTLNHDETQERRGKLFCCIG; encoded by the exons ATGGCAAGACCTGGTACCAGGATCATACAAGCCAAGCTG GTGCTTGTAGGAGACATGGGAACAGGCAAAACCAGCTTGGTACTAAGATTTGTGAAAGGGCAGTTTTTCCATCACCAG GAAGCAACGGTAGGAGCAGCCTTTTTCACTCAGATATTATCAGTAAGTGAAGCCACTGTAAAGTTTGACATTTGGGATACAGCGGGACAAGAAAGATACCATAGTTTAGCTCCCATGTATTATCGAGGTGCTGCTGCTGCCATTGTTGTTTATGATATCTCAACCATG GACACCTTTGCACGAGCAAAGAAATGGGTTCAAGAACTGCAAAAACAAGGTGAGGAAGATGCTGTTATGACACTTTCAGTTCATACTAAGTTATGTTTTCTAGACACTGTGCCTGACTTGCTCGTGTCATGCCTCGTTTATTTGTGTATATCATGTCTGATATTGGGAG GAAATCCAAAGTTAGTGATGGCTCTGGTGGGAAACAAGTCAGATTTGGACTCAAAAAGAGAGGTTCAAGTTGAG GAAGGAGAAGAATTTGCTCAAGAAAATGGTATGCTTTTCATGGAAACATCAGCAAAAACTGCAGAGAATGTGAATGAGCTCTTCTATGAAATAG CTAAGAAGTTGGCAACAGCTTCCCCTCCCAACCCATCAGGGGTAACTCTAAACCATGACGAAACACAGGAAAGAAGAGGAAAGCTATTTTGTTGCATAGGTTGA
- the LOC107951906 gene encoding ras-related protein RHN1 isoform X2 gives MGTGKTSLVLRFVKGQFFHHQEATVGAAFFTQILSVSEATVKFDIWDTAGQERYHSLAPMYYRGAAAAIVVYDISTMDTFARAKKWVQELQKQGEEDAVMTLSVHTKLCFLDTVPDLLVSCLVYLCISCLILGGNPKLVMALVGNKSDLDSKREVQVEEGEEFAQENGMLFMETSAKTAENVNELFYEIAKKLATASPPNPSGVTLNHDETQERRGKLFCCIG, from the exons ATGGGAACAGGCAAAACCAGCTTGGTACTAAGATTTGTGAAAGGGCAGTTTTTCCATCACCAG GAAGCAACGGTAGGAGCAGCCTTTTTCACTCAGATATTATCAGTAAGTGAAGCCACTGTAAAGTTTGACATTTGGGATACAGCGGGACAAGAAAGATACCATAGTTTAGCTCCCATGTATTATCGAGGTGCTGCTGCTGCCATTGTTGTTTATGATATCTCAACCATG GACACCTTTGCACGAGCAAAGAAATGGGTTCAAGAACTGCAAAAACAAGGTGAGGAAGATGCTGTTATGACACTTTCAGTTCATACTAAGTTATGTTTTCTAGACACTGTGCCTGACTTGCTCGTGTCATGCCTCGTTTATTTGTGTATATCATGTCTGATATTGGGAG GAAATCCAAAGTTAGTGATGGCTCTGGTGGGAAACAAGTCAGATTTGGACTCAAAAAGAGAGGTTCAAGTTGAG GAAGGAGAAGAATTTGCTCAAGAAAATGGTATGCTTTTCATGGAAACATCAGCAAAAACTGCAGAGAATGTGAATGAGCTCTTCTATGAAATAG CTAAGAAGTTGGCAACAGCTTCCCCTCCCAACCCATCAGGGGTAACTCTAAACCATGACGAAACACAGGAAAGAAGAGGAAAGCTATTTTGTTGCATAGGTTGA